In the genome of Oncorhynchus nerka isolate Pitt River linkage group LG27, Oner_Uvic_2.0, whole genome shotgun sequence, the window ggagagaaattacAGCATGAAGTGGACTGATGTGAAGCGTCAGCATTAAGAGATGAGCAGCACCACACTGTCCCAGCGGCGCTAAGTAACAACGTCCTGTTTAAATGAAGTGCTGGGGGCTTACAGATACCTCATTTCCATAGAGCAGCATGGACCAGGTAGCtagccacacacacagctcacacctTTATCCATGTCAGAACACAGTGTCAATACACCCTGTAGAATGCATCATGTTAACACATTTCAAAGCTCTCTGCCCCCTTAAACAATGCTTACCTTATTGGCTCCAAACTGCACTCTGGCTTTTCCCTTGACTAAAGTGGCGTTGATCTGCATGATTACAGACTCTATGGAATAGGCACTGCTCCAGCCCTGAAATCAAGTGGCGATACATCAATGCACTAGCATTTACCTCCACTGTAAAATAACAGTGGACAAGTTTTGAACTGACATTGTGGCATAAAAACATACCTGTTTTGTGAGAAGCTCCATGCACAGGGCACCCCCTCCAAGAACATAACTTAAAGACAGCAGGTGAAAGAAAAATATTAGAATATGTAGATATAAAAAGGTGATCAAAACACCAAAATAAATCTCTTATCCACAAGCACAGATCTCCTTTTAGCTAAACTGCCACTTCTGACATTCAGATTTTCACTGGCTGCTGACAATGTATAGACCAGAAGAGACCGCCCTTCCGTCATGGTTAAGTGAGGGGAGCGACTCCGTCACAGTGGAAACACAGCAGAAAAAACAAAACCATTCCCCTCATACGCAGTGAACTGAACTCACCCTCCAGACAGCACAGGAGAAGCCACCCGTACAAATGGTGGATCAAAGGGGAAATTATCCTACAGGTAGAAAACAAAATAGCATTAAAAAGAGAACAGCCAACACTACCAAACTGGCTTTGCTTTCTAGTATCAGCATTGGTACTTACTTTATATGAGAAGTTTAGCAGAATGTAATCCATTCCCTCCTTTTCCTTTAAAACCTGCAGGTCACTGTGTAGGGGACTGTCTGGATCTACGCTGTTGAGCAAATAGAACACATCATTATACAGCTGCCACATGCTAGAATTATACAGTACTCCTATGGTAAATAGGCCTAGTGCCGAAAGGCATCATCCACCCTCATCCTGAGATCCAGCCTTCCTGTTAACTTCCTCCAGTCTTAACCACAGTATAACCGCCTTCTTTAGTTACTTACGTTCTCAGCTTGACGTGCCATTCATACAGGCTGTCATTGACCAGCTCCACTGAATAGATACCTGGAAGAGAATGCAGAGTCTGGTAAGTGACATTCATACAGGCTGTCATTGACCAGCTCCACTGAATAGATACCTGGAAGAGAATGCAGAGTCTGGTAAGTGACATTCATACAGGCTGTCATTGACCAGCTCCACTGAAGATACCTGGAAGAGAATGCAGAGTCTGGTAAGTGACATTCATACAAGCTGTCATTGACCAGCTCCACTGAATAGATACCTGGAAGAGAATGCAGAGTCTGGTAAGTGACATTCATACAGGCTGTCATTGACCAGCTCCACTGAAGATACCTGGAAGAGAATGCAGAGTCTGGTAAGTGACATTCATACAAGCTGTCATTGACCAGCTCCACTGAATAGATACCTGGAAGAGAATGCATAGTCTGGTAAGTGACATTCACACAAGCTGTCATTGACCAGCTCCACTGAATAGATACCTGGAAGAGAATGCAGAGTCTGTTAAGTGACATTCATACAGACTGTCATCGACCAGCTCCACTGAATAGATACCTGGAAGAGAATGCAGAGTCTGGTAGGTGACATTCATACAAGCTGTCATTGACCAGCTCCACTGAATAGATACCTGGAAGAGAATGCATAGTCTGGTAAGTGACATTCACACAAGCTGTCATTGACCAGCTCCACTGAATAGATACCTGGAAGAGAATGCAGAGTCTGGTAAGTGACATTCATACAGGCTGTCATTGACCAGCTCCACTGAATAGATACCTGGAAGAGAATGCAGAGTCTGGTAAGTGACATTCATACAGGCTGTCATTGACCAGCTCCACTGAAGATACCTGGAAGAGAATGCAGAGTCTGGTAAGTGACATTCATACAGGCTGTCATTGACCAGCTCCACTGAATAGATACCTGGAAGAGAATGCATAGTCTGGTAAGTGACATTCACACAAGCTGTCATTGACCAGCTCCACTGAATAGATACCTGGAAGAGAATGCAGAGTCTGTTAAGTGACATTCATACAGACTGTCATTGACCAGCTCCACTGAATAGATACCTGGAAGAGAATGCATAGTCTGGTAAGTGACATTCATACAAGCTGTCATTGACCAGCTCCACTGAATAGATACCTGGAAGAGAATGCATAGTCTGGTAAGTGACATTCATACAGGCTGTCATTGACCAGCTCCACTGAATAGATACCTGGAAGAGAATGCAGAGTCTGGTAAGTGACATTCATACAGGCTGTCATTGACCAGCTCCACTGAAGATACCTGGAAGAGAATGCAGAGTCTGGTAAGTGACATTCATACAGGCTGTCATTGACCAGCTCCACTGAATAGATACCTGGAAGAGAATGCAGAGTCTGGTAAGTGACATTCGGAATCAAActgtcatttttttttattgcaaCATATCTGAAGAGCTTTCTAGCACTGCCGCAGTGAAGTACGTACCCATCTTGTAACTCTGGGACCGGTATATTTCCCGGAGCTCCTTCATGAGGCGGTCTGAGGCCTGCACTGAACCAGACACCgcaccctgcaacacacacagggTAATACACCGATACCCAAACATACAGCACATTCAACGATTGGGGATAATAATGCACATAGAAACTGACGGCAACGATTAAATCAAATGTTTACAGGCCCAGCTCAAATATGCTAATAGCGCTCTGCATTTAGATAAAAAGTCTACAAACTCCTAGAAATGAACAGTTATTGATCAGCATGGAGACAAAATGCTTCAGAACTAACTGGCAGTATACAGTTTGCTACAGTATATGGGGAGAACTTCACAGGTTCCATAGCAAGGCTCTCATCTGCAATAATGATAGATTTGAAGAGCTGATTGAATGCAGTAGGGATGGTGGAGGATGAGAGAAGAGTATCTAATTTATAAGTCTCTCAGAGCTGCTCACAGACCTTAGGGGAAACAGCTGTATTCTAAATCAACAATTAAGAGAGCCATGGGTAAATGTTAGATAACATGATAACTATCAGAATGACTAATTACTGTCATTTAGTCTACACAATCCATGTCGATCATGTCCTAGTTTACAAATACAGTCCTAAACAGCATAATATTGGTGTACTGCATTGGTAAGAAATTCTCTCAGAGTAAAACACTGAACGAAAACAAAACGGAAAATACATTCCATTCAGAACCACCTGAAAAACTGGTTAGATGCATGCACATTGGCTACATCATAAAGGGTCACTCTAGACGTCCCAGTGAAACAGTGCTGGGTCCAGTAAACTGTTCTAGGTCTAACAAAAGATATATTCCCCATGCATCCCCCAAAAGCGAATAAAATGTCACCTTACCGAATGAGCACTTACGTTCAAGTGGTCCTGCCTCTGGTTCTTGCGGATCTTCTCCAGGATGGCCAGGTTCTCCTTCTCGATGCCGTCATCCTCAGACTTCTTCCCATCCACTGGCTCCTCCTCTTTCATCTCATAGTGGTCCAGGTCTTCAATGTCCTGCTGGCACAACACACAACGACAAGATAAGAGCATTAGAAGACAAGTTTAACTTAAAGTTAACACTTCAAATATGTGTG includes:
- the LOC115112189 gene encoding ubiquitin-conjugating enzyme E2 Q2-like isoform X1, with the protein product MSVSGLKAELKFLESIFDPNHERFRIIDWKPDELNCQFNVTGEKLLIIHCNITESYPSTPPIWFVDSDDPSLTQVLERLEDVRKGSTLLLQQLKRLICDLCRLYNLPQHPDVEMLDQPLPAGPVGQDRKHGVTDEVTSEEEEEEEMGEDIEDLDHYEMKEEEPVDGKKSEDDGIEKENLAILEKIRKNQRQDHLNVSAHSGAVSGSVQASDRLMKELREIYRSQSYKMGIYSVELVNDSLYEWHVKLRTVDPDSPLHSDLQVLKEKEGMDYILLNFSYKDNFPFDPPFVRVASPVLSGGYVLGGGALCMELLTKQGWSSAYSIESVIMQINATLVKGKARVQFGANKNQYNLARAQQSYKSLVQIHEKNGWYTPPKEDG
- the LOC115112189 gene encoding ubiquitin-conjugating enzyme E2 Q2-like isoform X2, which encodes MSVSGLKAELKFLESIFDPNHERFRIIDWKPDELNCQFNVTGEKLLIIHCNITESYPSTPPIWFVDSDDPSLTQVLERLEDVRKGSTLLLQQLKRLICDLCRLYNLPQHPDVEMLDQPLPAGPVGQDRKHGVTDEVTSEEEEEEEMGEDIEDLDHYEMKEEEPVDGKKSEDDGIEKENLAILEKIRKNQRQDHLNGAVSGSVQASDRLMKELREIYRSQSYKMGIYSVELVNDSLYEWHVKLRTVDPDSPLHSDLQVLKEKEGMDYILLNFSYKDNFPFDPPFVRVASPVLSGGYVLGGGALCMELLTKQGWSSAYSIESVIMQINATLVKGKARVQFGANKNQYNLARAQQSYKSLVQIHEKNGWYTPPKEDG